In one Campylobacter insulaenigrae NCTC 12927 genomic region, the following are encoded:
- the purM gene encoding phosphoribosylformylglycinamidine cyclo-ligase, protein MNISYEDAGVSIDNGNAFVEAIKPIVKETFNENVLGGIGSFSGAFAMPQGFKNPVMLAATDGVGTKLRLAIDAQNFTTIGEDLVAMCVNDLVCNFATPLFFLDYYASAKLEVENAKKVVMGIANGCKKAKCALIGGETAEMPGMYHTGDFDLAGFSVGMAEKDEIDRRSFVKNGDILLALPSSGLHSNGYSLARKVLFEAQKLKFDDKIGEKTLIDILLEPTRIYVKDFLKLKPYINALAHITGGGLVENLPRIFPQGIGAVIRKHHLKTHEIFYQIGQSVEENEMYRSFNMGVGMVIVANPTNVDKILENSDAYIIGEVVLNEGIILE, encoded by the coding sequence ATGAATATAAGCTATGAAGACGCTGGAGTAAGTATAGATAACGGCAATGCTTTTGTAGAAGCTATAAAACCTATAGTCAAAGAGACTTTTAATGAAAATGTATTAGGTGGGATAGGATCTTTTTCCGGTGCTTTTGCTATGCCACAAGGTTTTAAAAATCCTGTAATGTTAGCTGCAACCGATGGAGTGGGGACTAAATTAAGACTTGCAATCGATGCTCAAAATTTTACCACCATAGGTGAAGATTTGGTTGCAATGTGCGTAAATGATCTAGTTTGTAATTTTGCTACTCCACTTTTTTTCTTAGATTATTATGCGAGTGCAAAATTAGAAGTTGAAAATGCCAAAAAAGTTGTAATGGGTATAGCAAATGGGTGTAAAAAAGCAAAATGTGCTCTGATAGGAGGAGAAACTGCAGAAATGCCCGGTATGTACCACACAGGAGATTTTGATTTAGCCGGTTTTTCAGTAGGAATGGCTGAAAAAGATGAAATAGACAGAAGATCTTTTGTGAAAAATGGTGATATTTTATTAGCTCTACCAAGTAGTGGTCTTCATTCTAATGGATACTCTTTAGCTAGAAAAGTATTATTTGAGGCACAAAAACTTAAATTTGATGATAAAATAGGTGAAAAAACACTAATTGATATTTTGCTTGAACCTACGAGAATTTATGTAAAAGATTTTTTAAAATTAAAACCTTATATTAATGCTTTAGCACATATTACAGGTGGTGGGTTGGTAGAAAATTTACCTAGAATTTTTCCACAAGGTATTGGAGCAGTAATTAGAAAACATCATTTAAAAACCCATGAAATATTTTATCAAATAGGTCAAAGCGTTGAAGAAAATGAAATGTATAGAAGTTTTAATATGGGAGTAGGAATGGTAATAGTAGCAAATCCCACTAATGTAGATAAAATCTTAGAAAATTCAGATGCTTACATTATAGGTGAAGTAGTATTAAATGAAGGAATTATTTTAGAATAA
- the dcuC gene encoding C4-dicarboxylate transporter DcuC yields MEILISVVATLFCVFLVAYFILKKYNPIFTFFLSGIVILIIVSSITGESVLKQSMGNVVFDVFGFVTETFKTNLAGVGLIIMSVAGFAAYMKHINASAKLAFVANKPLGRIKNKYLVLSGTFVVGMALKIVISSYTGLLLLLLASIYPVLIAIGIRPITAVSVLSLIALDYGPKDGNSINLADMVGIDNVVAMFFEYQIYPVIAYVVVMALLIPFYYSYMDKKDIAKGVIDDVEHMEIKDPKCPLFYIFLPWLPIAFLFGAYFASLYGYKIKLDVVSANFLSISLVFILEYIRHKDAKKLADDLMVILKSMAEIFVSVVCIIIAASIFAEGIKALKGIEHLALAVSSMGASAVLVTIVVLSFIVYFASVIMGSGIAAFNAFGRLAPDIAAKLGINPISLALPLEIASCLGRAASPISGGILALAGFAKLDPVAIVKRSTPLLLVGMALNILIAWYFA; encoded by the coding sequence ATGGAAATTCTAATTTCTGTAGTCGCTACTTTGTTTTGTGTATTTTTAGTAGCGTATTTTATTCTGAAAAAATACAATCCTATTTTTACATTTTTTCTCTCGGGTATTGTTATTTTAATTATAGTCTCGTCTATCACAGGAGAGTCTGTTTTAAAGCAAAGTATGGGTAATGTTGTGTTTGATGTCTTTGGTTTTGTTACAGAAACTTTTAAGACAAATTTAGCTGGAGTTGGCTTAATTATAATGTCTGTTGCAGGATTTGCAGCTTATATGAAACATATTAATGCCTCTGCTAAACTCGCATTTGTAGCCAATAAGCCTCTAGGTAGAATTAAAAATAAATATTTGGTTTTGAGTGGAACTTTTGTAGTAGGTATGGCTCTAAAAATAGTTATTTCAAGTTATACAGGATTATTACTTTTATTATTAGCTTCGATTTATCCGGTATTAATCGCCATTGGTATTCGCCCAATTACAGCTGTTTCTGTTCTTTCTTTGATTGCACTTGATTATGGACCAAAAGATGGTAATTCTATCAATTTAGCGGATATGGTTGGTATAGATAATGTTGTTGCAATGTTTTTTGAATATCAAATTTATCCAGTTATTGCTTATGTTGTTGTCATGGCTTTGCTTATTCCATTTTATTATAGCTATATGGATAAAAAAGATATTGCTAAAGGTGTGATTGATGATGTAGAACATATGGAAATAAAAGATCCAAAATGTCCTTTATTTTATATCTTCTTACCTTGGCTTCCAATAGCATTTTTATTTGGTGCATATTTTGCAAGTTTGTATGGATATAAAATTAAACTTGATGTTGTGAGTGCAAATTTTTTAAGTATAAGTTTAGTGTTTATTTTAGAGTATATTAGACACAAAGATGCTAAAAAATTGGCAGATGATTTGATGGTTATTTTAAAATCAATGGCAGAAATTTTTGTCAGTGTGGTTTGTATTATTATTGCAGCTTCTATTTTCGCAGAAGGTATTAAAGCTTTAAAAGGTATTGAGCATTTGGCATTGGCTGTTTCTTCTATGGGTGCTTCAGCTGTTTTAGTTACTATTGTGGTGTTGAGTTTCATTGTTTATTTTGCAAGTGTCATCATGGGAAGTGGTATAGCAGCTTTCAATGCTTTTGGAAGATTAGCTCCTGATATAGCAGCTAAATTAGGAATTAATCCTATATCATTAGCATTGCCACTAGAAATTGCTTCTTGTTTAGGACGTGCAGCTTCTCCTATATCTGGAGGGATTTTAGCCTTAGCAGGATTTGCAAAATTAGATCCTGTAGCTATTGTAAAAAGATCCACTCCTTTATTGCTTGTAGGGATGGCACTAAATATTTTGATAGCTTGGTATTTTGCTTAA
- the coaE gene encoding dephospho-CoA kinase (Dephospho-CoA kinase (CoaE) performs the final step in coenzyme A biosynthesis.) codes for MQNAYFVTSSIAGGKSTFIKIVKKLGFDTISADEITHMLLNENAQHIAKLFDDFSLIVNNGIDRKKLGNIIFNDVLAKSKLENFIHPKIKKEILSQAIKIDKKNKAFFIELPLFFENNNYQNLGKSILIYAPKKLLLQRLMKREHIDKEEALKRINCQLDIEKKKQIADYVIENIESYEIFEESVLNFLKYNLKVII; via the coding sequence ATGCAAAATGCTTATTTTGTGACTTCAAGTATTGCAGGTGGAAAATCAACTTTTATTAAAATAGTTAAAAAATTAGGATTTGATACTATAAGTGCTGATGAAATTACTCACATGTTATTAAACGAAAATGCTCAACATATTGCAAAACTTTTTGATGATTTTAGTTTAATTGTAAATAATGGTATAGATAGAAAAAAACTTGGAAATATAATTTTTAATGATGTATTAGCTAAATCAAAATTAGAAAATTTTATTCATCCAAAAATTAAAAAAGAAATTTTAAGCCAAGCAATAAAAATTGATAAAAAAAATAAGGCTTTTTTTATAGAATTACCACTATTTTTTGAAAACAATAATTATCAAAATTTAGGAAAAAGTATTTTAATTTATGCACCAAAAAAACTTTTGCTTCAAAGACTTATGAAAAGAGAGCATATAGATAAAGAAGAGGCTTTAAAAAGAATAAATTGTCAGCTTGATATAGAAAAAAAGAAACAAATAGCTGATTATGTTATAGAAAACATAGAGAGTTATGAAATATTTGAAGAAAGTGTGTTAAATTTTTTGAAATATAATTTAAAGGTTATTATATGA
- a CDS encoding DNA cytosine methyltransferase produces MLQNKTLTYISLFSSAGIGCYGFKEAGFECIATNEIIERRLNIQRLNQKCIFESGYIHGDIKKQVTKDKIFEQIDLYKKKFGNDRVDVLVATPPCQGMSVANHKKNQNEIDRNSLVVESVELIGKIKPRFFILENVSSFYKTGCIDRNKNLIEIGTMIEQNLSQEYSIYNDIINFKNYGANSSRTRTIVIGVCKELKDFIASIELFPNFCNERSLKSILSKQKSLQWGEYDKNDFYHSFRLYPLHMREWIKDLKEGQSAFDNKDNEKKPHKIVNGQIIFNTNKNGDKYKRQRWDSVAPCIHTRNDQLASQNTIHPNDDRVFSIRELMLMMNIPNNFKWLPYTLQELNTMPYKEKQKISKQNEMNIRQSIGEAVPTIIFKQIADKISTFMKKQNFNSKIMLEIINKYNLQDFNNLKIFIANHLNNLSTATLSNLAEFTNAKREQNSAYFTNKFIINEIAKELPNFTKDSITIIEPSAGCGNFLPIIFKKYKHIKQVILKVIDINQNSLDILKMLYENQIPKNFKLEFICMDFMKFNNKDKIDLIVGNPPFSKIKQEDMVLSSFSENLSNLAGFFLEKSLQIADFVSMIMPKNLLNTKEYEQTRYKLQNKGVKSIIDFGELGFNSVLIETINITTGKTKEVSIRSLPLNLKLLQKQSYIFDNKLPYWVIYRNPFFDKVFKSMNLGIFDSFRDRQLTNTNTTTTKNNESIRVVKSRNIDNNGNIIEINGYDSYITKDNLYKFKISEFLNRDDVYLTPNMTYNPRISKKEKGFVVNGSVAILIPKQNITLTQNQQNYISSDEFRNFYRIARNYQTRTLNIDNISCFWFGALKDS; encoded by the coding sequence ATGTTACAAAATAAAACTTTGACTTATATATCATTATTTTCATCTGCTGGTATTGGTTGCTATGGATTTAAAGAGGCAGGGTTTGAATGTATAGCTACAAATGAAATAATTGAGCGTAGATTAAATATACAACGATTAAATCAAAAATGTATATTTGAAAGCGGATACATTCATGGTGATATAAAAAAACAGGTTACAAAAGATAAAATTTTTGAACAAATTGATTTATATAAAAAGAAATTTGGCAACGATAGAGTGGATGTTTTAGTAGCAACACCCCCTTGTCAAGGCATGAGCGTAGCAAATCACAAAAAAAATCAAAATGAAATAGATAGAAATTCATTAGTAGTAGAAAGCGTAGAACTAATAGGAAAAATTAAGCCTAGATTCTTCATTTTGGAAAATGTATCTAGTTTTTATAAAACAGGCTGCATTGATAGAAATAAAAATCTCATAGAAATAGGAACAATGATAGAGCAAAATTTATCACAAGAGTATTCAATCTATAATGATATTATAAACTTTAAGAATTATGGAGCAAATTCAAGTAGAACTAGAACAATCGTTATAGGTGTTTGTAAGGAGTTAAAAGATTTTATAGCTAGTATTGAATTATTTCCAAACTTTTGCAATGAAAGATCTCTAAAATCAATTCTATCAAAACAAAAATCTTTGCAGTGGGGTGAGTATGATAAAAATGATTTTTATCACAGCTTTAGATTATATCCACTACATATGCGCGAATGGATAAAAGACTTAAAAGAAGGACAAAGTGCTTTTGACAATAAAGACAATGAAAAAAAGCCACATAAAATAGTCAATGGACAAATAATTTTCAATACCAATAAAAATGGTGATAAATATAAAAGACAGAGATGGGATAGTGTAGCACCTTGCATTCACACAAGAAACGATCAATTAGCTAGTCAAAATACAATACACCCAAATGATGATAGAGTTTTTTCAATACGAGAGCTTATGCTTATGATGAATATCCCAAATAACTTTAAGTGGTTGCCTTATACTTTGCAAGAGCTTAACACAATGCCATATAAAGAGAAACAAAAAATCTCTAAGCAAAATGAGATGAATATAAGACAAAGTATAGGTGAAGCTGTACCTACAATCATTTTTAAACAAATAGCAGATAAAATTTCTACTTTTATGAAAAAACAAAATTTCAACAGTAAAATTATGTTAGAAATAATCAACAAATATAATCTACAAGATTTCAATAATTTAAAAATATTCATAGCAAATCACTTAAACAATCTTTCAACTGCTACACTATCAAATTTAGCTGAATTCACAAACGCAAAAAGAGAGCAAAATTCCGCATATTTTACAAATAAATTTATTATCAATGAAATAGCAAAAGAATTACCAAATTTTACCAAAGATTCTATAACTATTATTGAGCCAAGTGCTGGATGTGGTAATTTTTTACCTATTATTTTTAAAAAATATAAACATATCAAACAAGTTATTTTAAAAGTGATTGATATAAATCAAAATAGCCTTGATATTTTAAAAATGCTGTATGAAAATCAAATCCCAAAAAACTTTAAACTAGAGTTTATTTGTATGGATTTTATGAAATTTAACAATAAAGACAAAATAGATTTGATTGTTGGCAATCCGCCATTTAGTAAAATAAAACAAGAGGATATGGTGTTAAGTAGTTTTAGCGAAAATTTAAGTAATCTAGCAGGATTCTTTTTAGAAAAATCATTACAAATAGCGGATTTTGTATCTATGATAATGCCTAAAAATTTACTTAACACAAAAGAATATGAACAAACAAGATACAAATTGCAAAATAAAGGCGTTAAATCCATAATAGATTTTGGTGAGCTTGGATTTAATAGTGTGTTGATAGAAACTATCAATATAACCACAGGCAAAACAAAAGAGGTTTCAATTAGATCGCTACCATTAAATTTAAAACTATTACAAAAACAGTCATATATTTTTGATAACAAATTACCCTATTGGGTTATTTATAGAAATCCATTTTTTGATAAAGTATTTAAATCTATGAATCTAGGAATTTTTGATTCATTTAGAGATCGACAACTCACTAACACAAATACCACTACAACAAAAAATAACGAATCTATAAGAGTTGTTAAATCTCGCAACATTGATAATAATGGAAATATTATAGAAATAAATGGTTATGATAGTTATATTACAAAAGATAATTTATATAAGTTTAAAATAAGTGAATTTTTAAATAGAGATGATGTGTATTTAACACCAAATATGACTTATAATCCACGTATTTCCAAAAAAGAAAAAGGCTTTGTTGTTAATGGATCTGTAGCAATTTTAATCCCAAAACAAAACATAACTCTTACACAAAATCAGCAGAATTACATCTCTAGTGATGAGTTTAGAAATTTTTATAGGATTGCTAGGAATTATCAAACTAGAACACTAAATATTGATAATATAAGTTGTTTTTGGTTTGGAGCGTTAAAGGATTCATAA
- a CDS encoding replication/maintenance protein RepL yields MDKRVRTLCEKIHGKKRFEVIEFLALNADENGFVFISIEELSKRLNTSKPTIINTFKFLEEKSLLEKFKNGLYKLK; encoded by the coding sequence ATGGATAAACGCGTTAGAACATTATGTGAAAAAATTCATGGAAAAAAACGATTTGAAGTTATAGAATTTTTAGCTTTAAATGCTGATGAAAATGGTTTTGTTTTTATTAGTATTGAAGAGCTTAGCAAAAGATTAAATACAAGTAAGCCTACAATAATCAATACTTTTAAATTTTTAGAAGAAAAATCTTTGCTTGAAAAATTTAAAAATGGCTTATATAAACTCAAATAG
- a CDS encoding phosphoethanolamine transferase, whose amino-acid sequence MKIFNISWLKFVFLSAIYISAINFKLFSYIHDNLHPNDGDSSIILYIIIYFSLLVGIFALLFLPYLSKALMLFFTAVSSISGYFMLNYGVVIDHDMVRNAIQTDTKEIFDLLNAKMFLYIFFTFIIPAFFIIKIKIHYCNFKKHLLVKFGTTLMAFIVAFGLLGIFSKSIIPFLRTYNEVRVYNIPFYQIYSGFKYIKLKFASQKHLQIIAPDAKWDKDPNKVMILVVGETARAANYSLGGYTNNDTNFYTKNEENLIYFNKVSSCGTATARSLPCMFSRHKRETFNDSLYEENVLDILQKVGVQSIWVDNNSGGCKGNCNRIKNKIISQDYDESLLELVKKELEDTTSSKIIVVHLQGSHGPSYFKRYPDKFKKFTPTCDTNELQKCTQEELSNTYDNTLLYTDFIIKNLIDMLKQNPNQESSLLYMSDHGESLGENGIYLHGMPYFIAPKEQTHIPMIFWSNDADFAKELKAKKDYKLSHDNLFSTLLGYFNISTNEYEKNYDLFSKNLEENPQ is encoded by the coding sequence ATGAAAATTTTTAATATCTCTTGGTTAAAATTTGTATTTTTAAGTGCTATTTACATTAGTGCTATTAATTTTAAATTATTTTCTTATATTCACGATAATTTACACCCTAATGATGGTGATTCTTCCATAATTTTATATATTATTATTTATTTTAGCTTACTAGTGGGAATTTTTGCTTTGTTATTTTTGCCTTATCTTAGCAAAGCTCTGATGCTTTTTTTTACAGCAGTAAGCTCAATTAGTGGATATTTTATGCTAAATTATGGTGTAGTCATAGACCATGATATGGTTAGAAATGCTATACAAACAGATACGAAAGAGATATTTGATTTATTAAACGCTAAAATGTTTTTGTATATATTTTTTACTTTTATTATACCTGCTTTTTTTATCATCAAAATAAAAATTCATTATTGTAATTTTAAAAAGCACTTATTGGTTAAATTTGGCACTACATTAATGGCTTTTATCGTAGCTTTTGGTTTGCTTGGTATTTTTTCAAAAAGTATAATCCCGTTTTTGCGAACATATAATGAAGTTAGAGTTTATAACATACCTTTTTACCAAATTTATTCAGGTTTTAAATATATAAAATTAAAATTTGCTTCACAAAAACACCTCCAAATTATAGCTCCAGATGCTAAATGGGACAAAGATCCTAATAAGGTTATGATTTTAGTTGTCGGAGAAACTGCTAGAGCGGCAAATTATTCTTTAGGTGGATATACAAATAACGATACCAATTTTTATACAAAAAACGAAGAAAATCTCATATATTTTAACAAAGTAAGCTCATGTGGAACTGCTACTGCAAGAAGCTTACCTTGTATGTTTTCAAGACACAAAAGAGAAACCTTTAATGATAGTTTATATGAAGAAAATGTTTTAGATATTTTACAAAAAGTTGGAGTACAAAGCATTTGGGTTGATAATAATTCTGGAGGTTGCAAGGGAAATTGCAATCGTATCAAAAATAAAATTATTTCTCAAGATTATGATGAAAGTTTGCTTGAACTAGTTAAAAAAGAATTAGAAGATACTACATCAAGCAAAATTATTGTCGTTCATTTACAAGGCTCTCATGGACCATCATATTTTAAACGCTATCCTGATAAATTTAAAAAATTTACCCCAACTTGTGATACCAATGAATTACAAAAATGTACCCAAGAAGAATTATCTAATACCTACGATAATACCTTGCTATATACAGATTTTATTATAAAAAATCTCATAGACATGCTCAAACAAAATCCTAATCAAGAATCTTCCTTGCTTTATATGTCAGATCACGGTGAAAGCTTGGGTGAAAATGGAATTTATCTCCACGGTATGCCTTATTTTATAGCACCAAAAGAACAAACTCACATACCTATGATTTTCTGGAGCAATGATGCTGATTTTGCCAAAGAATTAAAAGCTAAAAAAGATTATAAGCTATCTCACGATAACCTTTTTTCAACTTTGCTAGGATATTTTAACATTAGCACTAATGAATATGAGAAAAATTATGATTTATTTAGCAAAAATTTAGAGGAAAATCCTCAATGA
- the sodB gene encoding superoxide dismutase [Fe], giving the protein MFELRKLPYEVDAFGDFLSAETFSFHHGKHHQTYVNNLNNLIKGTQFEGKDLVYIIKNSEGGIFNNAAQVYNHDFYFDCIKPKTCCGCGCSLDESFKAAVEKDFGSMENLKEEFIKGATGVFGSGWFWLVYNVKSKKLELTGTSNAATPITEDKIPLLVVDVWEHAYYVDHRNARPAYLEKFYSHINWEFVSKAYEWAIKEGMNSVSFYANELHPVNS; this is encoded by the coding sequence ATGTTTGAGTTAAGAAAATTACCTTATGAAGTAGATGCTTTTGGAGACTTTTTAAGTGCTGAAACTTTCTCATTTCATCATGGAAAACACCATCAAACTTATGTAAATAATTTAAATAATCTTATTAAAGGCACTCAGTTTGAAGGTAAAGATTTAGTTTACATTATTAAAAACTCAGAAGGTGGTATTTTTAATAATGCAGCACAAGTTTATAATCACGATTTTTATTTTGATTGTATAAAACCAAAAACATGCTGTGGTTGTGGCTGTTCTTTGGATGAGTCATTTAAAGCAGCAGTTGAAAAAGATTTTGGTTCAATGGAAAATTTAAAAGAAGAATTTATAAAAGGCGCAACTGGTGTTTTTGGTTCAGGATGGTTTTGGTTAGTTTATAATGTTAAAAGCAAAAAGTTAGAGCTTACTGGAACAAGTAATGCAGCTACGCCTATTACTGAAGATAAAATTCCACTTTTGGTGGTGGATGTTTGGGAACATGCTTATTATGTTGATCATCGTAACGCTCGCCCTGCATATTTAGAAAAATTTTATTCACATATAAATTGGGAATTTGTTTCTAAAGCTTATGAATGGGCTATTAAAGAAGGTATGAATTCTGTAAGTTTTTATGCTAACGAATTACATCCTGTAAATTCATAA
- a CDS encoding diacylglycerol kinase, producing MKPEYSLFKNASYAMSGIKFLFKDEMAFKIEIILIIPLIIASLFLPINFIEHFVLIFVLVLILIIEAINSAIEACVDLCTNDFHILAKKAKDCASAGVFFSVLLAISTWIFILIKWFLYG from the coding sequence ATGAAACCTGAGTATTCTCTATTTAAAAATGCCTCTTATGCTATGAGTGGAATTAAATTTTTATTTAAAGATGAGATGGCTTTTAAAATAGAAATTATTTTAATTATACCTTTAATCATAGCAAGCCTTTTTTTGCCTATAAATTTTATAGAACATTTTGTATTGATTTTTGTATTGGTATTGATTTTAATCATAGAAGCTATAAATTCGGCTATAGAAGCTTGCGTAGATCTTTGCACAAACGATTTTCACATATTAGCCAAAAAAGCAAAAGATTGTGCAAGCGCAGGGGTATTTTTTAGCGTATTATTAGCTATAAGTACTTGGATTTTTATTTTAATCAAGTGGTTTTTATATGGATAA
- a CDS encoding exodeoxyribonuclease III translates to MKLLSWNVNGLRAICDKNALEWIEKEDVDFIGFQEIKAHEEKFPKKIYEYNFNHMYFNSAKRAGYSGVMSLCNFDCETKKCEFFDDEEGRVLEHSFKNIVLFNIYFPNGQKDEERLNFKMKFYNDFLLYLDRLLKEGKEIIICGDVNTAHKEIDLTHPKANANTSGFLPIERAWIDDLLALGFIDTFREINGDMKDKYSWWSYRMKARERNVGWRIDYFFISKGLKNKLKNAFIRDDILGSDHAPVGIELDI, encoded by the coding sequence ATGAAATTACTTTCGTGGAATGTAAATGGCTTAAGAGCTATTTGTGATAAAAATGCACTTGAATGGATAGAAAAAGAAGATGTTGATTTTATTGGTTTTCAAGAAATCAAAGCACATGAGGAAAAATTTCCAAAAAAAATTTATGAGTATAATTTTAATCATATGTATTTTAATAGTGCCAAAAGAGCAGGTTACTCTGGAGTAATGAGTTTATGTAATTTTGATTGTGAGACTAAAAAATGTGAATTTTTTGATGATGAGGAAGGTAGGGTTTTAGAACATAGCTTCAAAAACATTGTTTTATTTAATATTTATTTTCCTAATGGTCAAAAAGATGAAGAGCGTTTAAATTTTAAAATGAAATTTTACAATGATTTTTTATTGTATTTAGATAGGCTTTTAAAGGAAGGCAAGGAAATTATCATCTGTGGCGATGTCAACACTGCTCATAAGGAGATTGATTTAACACACCCTAAGGCAAATGCCAATACATCGGGATTTTTGCCTATAGAGCGTGCTTGGATTGATGATTTACTTGCACTTGGTTTTATTGATACTTTTAGAGAAATTAATGGTGATATGAAAGATAAATATTCTTGGTGGAGCTATAGAATGAAAGCTAGAGAAAGAAATGTAGGCTGGAGAATTGATTATTTTTTCATATCTAAGGGCTTAAAAAATAAACTTAAAAATGCTTTCATTAGAGATGATATTTTAGGTTCTGATCATGCTCCTGTGGGTATAGAATTAGATATCTAG
- the pyrC gene encoding dihydroorotase produces MILKNPLDMHLHLRDEEVLTLVAPLSAKDFKAGVIMPNLIQPITALNDLKAYKNRILKACSNEDFIPLMTLFFQNYDEKFLELVKNEIFAIKLYPAGITTNSDNGISSFDLEKLKPTLNAMSDLNIPLLVHGETNDFVMDREANFEKIYESLTKNFPNLKIVMEHITTKVLCDLLKEYENLYATITLHHLIITLDDVIGGKMDPHLFCKPIAKRYEDKEALCELAFSGYEKAMLGSDSAPHPLHTKECCGCAAGVFSAPVILPVLAELFEKNSNEANLQKFISDNACKIHNLKFEKDKIITLEKQEWQVPQKYGDIVPFMAGKTLKFKVVN; encoded by the coding sequence ATGATACTTAAAAATCCACTAGATATGCACTTACACTTAAGAGATGAAGAAGTTTTAACATTAGTAGCGCCACTAAGTGCAAAAGATTTTAAAGCTGGCGTAATAATGCCTAATTTAATACAACCCATAACAGCTTTAAATGACTTAAAAGCTTACAAAAATCGTATTTTAAAAGCTTGTTCTAATGAAGATTTTATACCTCTTATGACTCTCTTTTTTCAAAATTATGATGAAAAATTTTTAGAACTTGTTAAAAATGAAATTTTTGCTATAAAGCTATACCCTGCTGGAATAACAACAAATTCTGATAATGGAATTTCAAGCTTTGATTTAGAAAAATTAAAGCCCACTTTAAACGCTATGAGTGATTTAAATATACCTTTGTTAGTCCATGGCGAAACAAATGATTTTGTTATGGATAGAGAAGCAAATTTTGAAAAAATCTATGAAAGTTTAACTAAAAATTTTCCAAATTTAAAGATAGTCATGGAACATATTACTACCAAAGTTTTATGTGATTTATTAAAAGAGTATGAAAATCTATATGCAACTATAACCTTACATCACTTAATCATAACACTTGATGATGTAATAGGTGGTAAAATGGATCCACATTTATTTTGCAAGCCTATAGCAAAACGCTATGAAGATAAAGAAGCACTTTGCGAGCTTGCTTTTAGTGGTTATGAAAAGGCTATGCTTGGAAGCGATAGTGCACCTCATCCATTACACACTAAAGAGTGTTGTGGCTGTGCTGCTGGAGTATTTAGTGCACCAGTGATTTTACCTGTGTTAGCTGAACTTTTTGAAAAAAATTCAAATGAAGCAAATTTACAAAAATTTATTTCAGATAATGCTTGTAAAATCCATAATCTTAAATTTGAAAAAGACAAAATTATCACTTTAGAAAAACAAGAATGGCAAGTACCTCAAAAATACGGCGATATAGTGCCATTTATGGCTGGAAAAACTTTAAAATTCAAAGTCGTAAATTAA